Sequence from the bacterium genome:
TGGGAAGATATGGAATATATGACAATAGTAATGAAAACATTAGAAGAGCTGAGCAGATGGAATGATAAAGATGTTTTTGATAGTTTTGAGAAAATATTTTTAGACGAAAAATTCAATTGGCTTATAAGAGAAACAGCATATAAATGGTATTTTACGATAAAAATGAAGAAAGAAGGAATCAGTGACTTTGAGAAAGAGGTTAGTTACTTATTGAAGAATTTGAAAAATAAAGGTGCAGGTGATGCTTCGGACTGGGTAAAAGGTAAGTCAGGGGTTAAAACATTAGAAGCAATTAAGAATCATGCGATTTTCACAAAACTTGTTGAATATGGAGAATTAGTTCTTCCATATATTAAAGAAGAACTGGAAAAAGTTCCACAGTCTGAGGAAAACCGCCGTTATAAAGCACTTTTACAGGTTGAGAAAGCTATAGAAATAGTATCAGAACGCAAAGCGATGGAAAAAGATGAGATTTTAGACTTGAGCCTTAAAACAAATCGCAGCTTATATTTAGACAAAGAGAAAGGTTGGGAAAAATTTGAACAGGAATCATTAAGACTACTTGAGAAATATAATACTCCCCAAGATAAAGGTAAAATATATTCTGCCATTGCACTTAATTATTCAAGAAGAAACTCTACTTTACCTGAAGATATGAGAATATCAAAACTCACTGAATATTGTGAGAAAACCTTGCAGTACCCAGTTGAAGTGATTACTGCACTAAAACTATATCATGAATGGGGTACAGCTTTAATAGGTAGATATTGGACAGCATATACAGAGGAGGAATTTAGTAAGAAGAGACAAGAAGCTACAACAGTCTATCTAAACGGTCTAAAATTCGCTTTAGATAATAACGCTCCCAACAAAGAACAAGAA
This genomic interval carries:
- a CDS encoding HEAT repeat domain-containing protein codes for the protein MGKFMKLFIINCILLIMLIQANYIFGKGEEIGLKLQKLDMPQEIIECKSIDEVKPYLSDKNELIRMWAVRRIGELGKEEAISELIAVFEGESQATLAKIEVLSTIGNVGGKEAKDTLLTILKKYLDKGPRVKRYDWEDMEYMTIVMKTLEELSRWNDKDVFDSFEKIFLDEKFNWLIRETAYKWYFTIKMKKEGISDFEKEVSYLLKNLKNKGAGDASDWVKGKSGVKTLEAIKNHAIFTKLVEYGELVLPYIKEELEKVPQSEENRRYKALLQVEKAIEIVSERKAMEKDEILDLSLKTNRSLYLDKEKGWEKFEQESLRLLEKYNTPQDKGKIYSAIALNYSRRNSTLPEDMRISKLTEYCEKTLQYPVEVITALKLYHEWGTALIGRYWTAYTEEEFSKKRQEATTVYLNGLKFALDNNAPNKEQELPAITQYSKEELEALRRDLVRKVEVAEQLQDERKNRENVELQNKLYSWRKRFIQECISLYSHPPYNTGELRNLTEDFLKGHDNVVEEVIVEVEKKISNSSGIQVKTE